The sequence TGGGCGCGGACGTGCGGGTCGGCGATATCGTCGTGGCCAATGCGCTGCTGCAGCATGACCTCGACGCATCGCCGCTGTTTCCGCGCTTCGAAGTGCCGTTGCTGGGCGTGTCGCGTTTCGCGGCGGATGCGGCGCTGGCCGATCAGCTCGCGGCGGCTTGCGAACGCTTCGTCGCTGAAGAGGGCGCAGCGTCGGCGGCGCGGTTTGGGACTCAGGCGCCGCGCGTGCATCGCGGCCTGATTATCAGCGGCGATCAGTTCGTGGCCAGCGCGGCAGGCGTCAAAGCGTTGCGCGACGCATTGCCGGACGCGCTTGCGGTCGAAATGGAAGGCGCGGCAATCGCGCAGGTTTGCCACGAATACGGCGTGCCGTGCGCCGTGGTGCGCACGATCTCGGACACCGCCGACGATCACGCGCCGGAGTCGTTCGTATCGTTTCTGACGGAGATCGCCGGCACGTATTCGAACGCGATCCTGACGCGGTTTTTAGAAGCGCGGAGCGCGGCGCACTGACTGACCCGCGTCGCGGAGTGAATGACAACAACGCCGGCTGAATGCCGGCGTTTTTTGTCACAGCGCACGCTAATCCTTCCCCGTCTCGCCCAACGCCTCGCGCACCTGCTGCAACGCCGCCGGATCTTCAATGGTCGGCAAATCGCCCGGCTCACGCCCCTCCGCGAGCGCCGCGATCGCGCGGCGCAGCAGCTTGCCGGAGCGCGTCTTCGGCAGCATCGACACCACCACCACGCGCGCCGGCCGCGCAATCGCGCCGAGTTGACGGTCGACCGTCGCCGTGAGGTCGGCTTCGAGCTTCTTGCGTTTTTTCGCGTCCGCGTAAGCGCCGGCGTCGCGCAGCACCACGAAGGCCATTGCCGCTTGCCCCTTTAGCGCATCCGTCACGCCGACCACCGCGACTTCCGCCACGGCCGCGTGGCTCGACAACGCCTCCTCGATTTCACGCGTGCCGAGCCGAT is a genomic window of Paraburkholderia bryophila containing:
- a CDS encoding 5'-methylthioadenosine/adenosylhomocysteine nucleosidase, translated to MSAAPSHRPFGILAALPQELGDLIDAMRVESGVRTITHGQRDYHLGTFHGAPCVVTLARVGKVAASATVSALIHAFDVEAVVFTGVAGGVGADVRVGDIVVANALLQHDLDASPLFPRFEVPLLGVSRFAADAALADQLAAACERFVAEEGAASAARFGTQAPRVHRGLIISGDQFVASAAGVKALRDALPDALAVEMEGAAIAQVCHEYGVPCAVVRTISDTADDHAPESFVSFLTEIAGTYSNAILTRFLEARSAAH